The proteins below come from a single Eriocheir sinensis breed Jianghai 21 unplaced genomic scaffold, ASM2467909v1 Scaffold9, whole genome shotgun sequence genomic window:
- the LOC126994868 gene encoding sodium-dependent nutrient amino acid transporter 1-like, whose translation MLPPESVVDLKDMPPLPGVGTPRPIPSAQLQRFTQLFILPFGLVNKLVAGKPGKALKPRATAGHALIFTFPPLLGKLNIAFDGDEGVEAQRYELKEHTELPAQPSEPPPPLPDPAADKPKTPQATTEEQEAAKDTKNNEATRGKWKNKAEFLLSCISMSIGFGNIWRFPFVALENGGGAFLIPYLIVLLFIGRPMHYLELILGQFSSCGPSQVWEMLPAFKGVGYGQMLVNWFVSTYYISLMATCMFFFFASFNQELPWASCGLWASEACVDAATNVTMLQGGTSAAEEYLISSRGTVQVIQAHRSTTDSHTALQTSGKGAYFTAIVPYVLLLALLIRGVTLPGSAEGIMYFLTPRWEKLLDIQVWLAAVTQALYSLAIGTGGVITMASYNDFRNNIYVDAAFISVADTVTSFLSGVTTFAILGHLAVLMGVDLPDVVQGGGTSLAFVSYPDALARFPWLPQMFSALFFVMMFTLGLGTMVAETSVLITAVKDHFPQLQTWTVSLSVCLVGMFSGLVYVTPQGQHVLTLVNHYSGNLSVLLLVTLEVAGVAWVYGLRRLAADIHFMLGRSTGVLWKASWLLVNPLFLAGVLVYSQTQATVLSYGDYVFGTKETAVGVVLSLAPVLLVPVLFLVEVVRRYKASGQLMHTLTNVFAASHKWGPRDAKLRQEYDIYLEDQLGVKR comes from the exons GCAAaggttcacccagctgttcatcctccctttcgggctggtaaATAAATTGGTAGCTggaaaacctgggaaag cactgaAACCACGCGCAACTGCAGGTCATGCCCtcatcttcacctttcctccgCTCCTGGGCAAGCTGAACATCGCCTTCGATGGGGACGAGGGTGTGGAGGCGCAGCGATACGAACTCAAAGAACACACCGAGTTGCCAGCACAGCCCTCGGAGCCGCCGCCACCACTGCCAGACCCTGCCGCGGACAAACCCAAGACACCGCAGGCCACAACCGAGGAGCAAGAAGCCGCAAAAGACACCAAAAACAATGAAGCCACGCGGGGGAAGTGGAAGAACAAGGCTGAGTTCCTGCTGTCGTGCATCTCTATGTCCATCGGCTTTGGTAACATCTGGAGGTTCCCGTTCGTGGCTCTGGAGAACGGCGGCGGTGCATTCCTCATCCCTTACCTGATCGTGCTGCTGTTCATTGGCAGACCGATGCACTACCTGGAGCTCATCCTGGGACAGTTCTCCTCCTGTGGCCCCAGTCAGGTGTGGGAGATGCTGCCCGCGTTCAAAG GTGTTGGCTACGGACAAATGCTCGTCAACTGGTTCGTGTCCACCTACTACATCTCGCTGATGGCCACCtgcatgttcttcttcttcgcctccttcaacCAAGAGCTGCCGTGGGCGTCGTGCGGGCTTTGGGCGAGCGAGGCGTGTGTGGATGCCGCGACCAACGTTACCATGCTACAGGGAGGCACGTCGGCCGCGGAGGAGTACCTGAT taGCTCTCGGGGCACAGTACAAGTTATACAGGCACACAGAAGCACGACAGACTCGCACACGGCTCTCCAG ACCTCGGGGAAGGGCGCCTACTTCACTGCCATCGTGCCCTACGTACTGCTGCTGGCGCTGCTCATAAGGGGCGTGACTCTGCCGGGCTCAGCTGAAGGCATCATGTACTTCCTGACGCCGAGATGGGAGAAGTTACTGGACATACAG GTGTGGCTGGCGGCCGTAACCCAGGCGCTGTACAGCCTGGCCATCGGCACCGGCGGTGTGATCACGATGGCCTCCTACAACGACTTCAGGAACAACATCTACGTGGACGCAGCCTTCATCTCCGTGGCGGACACCGTGACCTCcttcctctccggcgtcaccaccTTCGCCATTCTGGGCCACCTGGCGGTCCTAATGGGCGTGGACCTTCCCGACGTGGTGCAAGGGGGTGGTACGTCCCTTGCCTTCGTCAGCTACCCCGATGCCCTGGCGAGGTTCCCGTGGCTGCCGCAG ATGTTCTCCGCGCTGTTCTTCGTCATGATGTTCACGCTGGGGCTGGGCACCATGGTGGCGGAGACCAGCGTGCTCATCACCGCCGTCAAGGACCATTTCCCGCAGCTTCAGACGTGGACGGTGAGCCTGTCCGTGTGTCTAGTGGGCATGTTCTCGGGACTCGTCTACGTCACGCCGCAGGGACAGCACGTGCTAACACTGGTCAACCACTACAGCGGC AACCTGTCAGTCCTGCTGCTGGTGACGCTGGAGGTGGCGGGCGTGGCCTGGGTGTACGGGCTGCGCCGCCTCGCTGCCGACATACACTTCATGCTGGGCCGCTCCACGGGGGTGCTGTGGAAGGCGAGCTGGCTGCTGGTCAACCCGCTGTTCCTCGCCGGCGTCCTCGTGTACAGCCAGACGCAGGCCACCGTGCTCTCCTACGGCGACTACGTCTTCGGCACCAAGGAAACGG CGGTGGGCGTGGTGTTGTCCCTGGCGCCGGTGCTGCTGGTGCCCGTGCTGTTCCTGGTGGAGGTGGTCCGCAGGTACAAGGCGTCGGGGCAGCTGATGCACACCCTCACCAACGTCTTCGCCGCCTCCCACAAGTGGGGGCCGAGGGACGCGAAGCTCAGGCAGGAATACGACATCTACCTGGAAGACCAACTGGGGGTGAAGCGCTGA